A window of the Trichoderma asperellum chromosome 4, complete sequence genome harbors these coding sequences:
- a CDS encoding uncharacterized protein (EggNog:ENOG41), with the protein MFIAAKTWFDAGIERFDASNSTDEADGNAMRRWTARKLGTVEPQVKEAEDMHEGWGYQFPYTPWKGPHEIQRNRMASSDFTDYEVTWTCWDVVSPDSPGAQELMEQGKGRMAGDGQFVRNLKLGDVVTVWGRAMHRGWMNTVESVEIDIYWAL; encoded by the exons ATGTTTATCGCCGCCAAAACCTGGTTTGACGCCGGAATCGAGAGGTTCGATGCGAGCAATTCCA CAGATGAAGCGGATGGCAATGCTATGAGACGGTGGACTGCACGCAAATTGGGAACGGTTGAGCCACAAGTCAAGGAGGCAGAAGATATGCACGAAGGCTGGGGTTATCAATTTCCCTACACGCCGTGGAAGGGCCCGCACGAAATCCAGCGTAACAGGATGGCATCTTCGGATTTTACAGACTACGAAGTTACTTGGACGTGCTGGGATGTCGTCTCTCCAGATTCTCCAGGGGCGCAAGAGTTAATGGAGCAGGGAAAGGGGAGGATGGCCGGCGATGGTCAGTTTGTGAGGAATCTCAAGCTGGGAGATGTCGTTACCGTGTGGGGGAGAGCTATGCATCGCGGGTGGATGAACACAGTTGAGTCTGTTGAGATTGACATCTATTGGGCGCTTTAA
- a CDS encoding uncharacterized protein (EggNog:ENOG41) — MSASQDSKNSALFNWLSEAWVKILFQPDDDLAVNTFNKTFANDIVIKINHDHVTREEYLAYITSTRAAFNLAFIHAIEVKVWESPNGGGSLVFDGELKYVDKKTKEEQIGHAIMILDIRSDDNGELKVVQTTECVTRSAGSIKTFEG, encoded by the exons ATGTCGGCTTCTCAAGACAGTAAAAACAGCGCCCTCTTTAACTGGCTATCAGAAGCTTGggtaaagattttatttcaACCAGACGATGATCTCGCAGTCAACACATTCAACAAGACTTTTGCAAACGATATAGTCATCAA GATCAACCACGACCATGTTACCCGCGAAGAATATCTTGCATACATTACTAGCACACGTGCTGCCTTTAACCTAGCCTTCATCCACGCCATAGAAGTCAAAGTGTGGGAATCTCCTAACGGTGGCGGCTCACTTGTGTTCGACGGCGAGCTTAAATATGTTGATAAAAAGACTAAAGAGGAGCAGATTGGTCATGCGATAATGATTCTTGATATCCGTAGTGACGATAACGGAGAGTTGAAGGTTGTACAGACAACTGAATGTGTTACTAGGAGTGCGGGAAGCATTAAGACATTCGAAGGCTAA
- a CDS encoding uncharacterized protein (EggNog:ENOG41), translated as MSSSKPFEPTLSDVLVVRAMLARTVILPELVGTILDCAEYWARSSTKAQLNQVIPARCIGPGEFDWEGFRFLVSSVYSEADQDATNTATASILPCRPDGACL; from the coding sequence ATGAGCTCTAGTAAGCCCTTCGAGCCCACGTTGAGCGATGTCCTGGTCGTGCGCGCAATGCTGGCCCGAACGGTGATCCTCCCAGAGCTGGTGGGAACCATCTTGGACTGCGCCGAATACTGGGCGCGATCATCCACCAAAGCTCAGCTGAACCAAGTTATTCCTGCGCGCTGTATTGGGCCGGGAGAATTCGATTGGGAGGGATTCCGATTTCTGGTGAGCAGCGTATACTCCGAGGCTGACCAAGACGCCACTAACACCGCTACGGCTTCGATCTTACCCTGTCGGCCTGACGGAGCGTGCTTATGA
- a CDS encoding uncharacterized protein (EggNog:ENOG41) has translation MASLAIASCSVADGAALSRNNMSAFWEIPNWVLAWRHSTLEEHIARMTKRYPRRLISERETSRHQKVVDTETGRLLGYARWVLPESYAVLADGGPAWPEAMVPAVSPEEEAEIKRVAEATQWNPNNDTDPLDEAVTNIKNKIMARKPYLCLDYLAVHPENKGKGVATLLVESGMKQADKLGLDIFILACKPAWGLYSRLGFRIEEELIQDDSMYGGDGEFAMRYYIYEQPLKSEA, from the exons ATGGCTAGTTTGGCAATCGCTTCATGCAGTGTTGCTGACGGCGCGGCTCTCAGTCGCAACAATATGTCGGCATTCTGGGAAATTCCGAATTGGGTGCTGGCGTGGCGCCACAGCACACTTGAGGAACATATTGCCAGAATGACCAAGAGATACCCACGCAGGTTGATAAGCGAGCGTGAGACTTCACGGCACCAAAAGGTGGTTGATACAGAGACCGGCCGTCTATTAGGCTATGCTCGTTGGGTCTTGCCGGAATCATATGCTGTTCTTGCGGATGGTGGACCAGCCTGGCCAGAAGCCATGGTTCCGGCGGTGAGCCccgaggaagaagctgaaaTCAAACGAGTCGCTGAAGCAACCCAATGGAATCCAAACAACGATACCGACCCGCTGGATGAAGCAGTTacgaatattaaaaataagaTAATGGCGAGAAAGCCGTACTTGT GCCTGGATTATTTAGCTGTGCATCCAGAGAATAAAGGTAAAGGAGTCGCTACCCTTTTGGTAGAGAGCGGAATGAAGCAAGCAGACAAGTTGGGTTTAGATATTTTCATCCTCGCCTGTAAACCTGCATGGGGATTATATAGTCGACTTGGATTCCGCATTGAGGAGGAGCTTATCCAGGACGATTCCATGTACGGAGGGGATGGTGAATTTGCCATGCGTTACTACATTTACGAGCAGCCCCTGAAATCCGAGGCGTGA
- a CDS encoding uncharacterized protein (EggNog:ENOG41), whose translation MSATPPAPSPFAPPPMGNHLDMGKKSNLASPEPFQQYGGERANGMGRPPPQHVQEILAPRPQQQTARPDQLLQDLVGHHQRISSQSSGIPDQARNNNNTEFLMNLMRMGPGAPPLSMPQSQPQPQKQQAPMLESDFSPRENRGPQRQMRPQPPPGFPLEESFHNAERDSRLGQPTQILQRPPPPMDQMPPNWMASGGQMPPPQQRGPMMPPPGLPGGLSRNVPMPHMFPPNFPPGGMPPPPEAMAGMPPRNMPPPPPGFFNGPPHGFMPPGLGGFNGPPGPPEAFGGSPFEARGMPPGAAGRGAAFGRP comes from the coding sequence ATGAGTGCTACTCCTCCGGCCCCCTCGCCGTTTGCTCCACCGCCTATGGGAAATCACCTTGATAtgggaaagaagagcaatTTGGCATCTCCAGAGCCATTCCAGCAATATGGCGGAGAGAGAGCCAATGGTATGGGTCGTCCGCCGCCACAACATGTGCAAGAGATTCTTGCCCCTCggccacagcagcaaacTGCTCGGCCAGAtcagcttctccaagacCTTGTGGGCCACCATCAACGCATCTCTAGCCAAAGCTCAGGCATTCCTGATCAGGCTcgcaacaataacaacactGAGTTCTTGATGAACCTCATGAGAATGGGACCCGGTGCTCCTCCTTTGAGTATGCCTCAGTcccagcctcagccgcagaagcagcaagCACCAATGCTGGAGTCAGACTTTTCACCTAGAGAGAATCGGGGACCACAGCGCCAGATGCGCCCCCAGCCGCCTCCAGGGTTCCCCCTCGAAGAATCTTTCCACAATGCCGAACGTGATTCGCGTCTCGGCCAGCCCACGCAAATTTTGCAACGACCTCCCCCGCCAATGGACCAAATGCCGCCAAATTGGATGGCAAGCGGCGGCCAGATGCCACCACCCCAGCAGCGTGGCCCTATGATGCCCCCTCCTGGATTGCCCGGAGGTTTGAGCCGCAACGTTCCCATGCCGCACATGTTCCCGCCCAACTTCCCCCCTGGCGGTATGCCGCCACCTCCAGAGGCTATGGCTGGTATGCCTCCACGAAACATGCCTCCGCCTCCGCCTGGCTTCTTTAATGGACCGCCTCACGGATTCATGCCTCCTGGACTTGGTGGGTTCAATGGACCTCCGGGACCTCCCGAAGCATTTGGAGGATCCCCCTTTGAGGCCCGTGGCATGCCTCCTGGCGCCGCTGGCCGAGGGGCTGCTTTTGGCCGACCTTAG
- a CDS encoding uncharacterized protein (EggNog:ENOG41): MRKGLLDPAVNTDLAFRAGNNLAKVVLTCLGAEFDEIRSDDNIVLNKTFFESVWKPLERFEI, from the coding sequence ATGCGCAAAGGACTGCTCGATCCTGCTGTCAACACTGATTTGGCCTTCCGCGCAGGCAACAATCTCGCCAAAGTCGTCCTAACTTGCTTAGGGGCCGAATTTGACGAGATACGGAGTGACGACAACATTGTCCTTAACAAAACCTTTTTCGAGAGCGTTTGGAAGCCATTGGAAAGGTTCGAGATATAA
- a CDS encoding uncharacterized protein (EggNog:ENOG41) — protein MAVRYTAEHLLFLRDSPLCLKPEKLPPAEEWMGAPPEVRVQTKTTNDRPRPSDNPLLDQNNRRTGIGHASRNSTNPEDIVFAPPRMAFASSGRGSKTLESDKSAKDIDPVGRFGLRNRNSEADGDRLRAPNALRRRGENDLDSDGWSTVKPRKSFGAEGAERFHGRMGGNFRDEKKPLRDNDRDATRDRPTRVADTLIRDKDIENDNRTRNSAGRSKVDSWHKTEPVAADSPAIERKERDRTKSWRDRDTSETTDDRANGRGAAPDRRWARDREQRVERDPEWFDEPAEALREAHTQQDFQKWMEQMKKGRGGGDAAPASAPVPEPAAEAERPHLPHQPISAVENAPDKFFLAFGGRQSSLEPTSPPSEANEAPAKPKAAGKSSRFTSFFHQPQDEQRTRAEQSTSVPPQATQYPPA, from the exons ATGGCCGTTCGATACACCGCAGAGcacttgctcttcttgagaGACTCGCCGCTATGTTTGAAACCTGAGAAGCTTCCTCCAGCGGAGGAATGGATGGG GGCGCCTCCTGAAGTTCGAGTACAAACCAAAACAACCAACGATCGACCTCGGCCCTCTGACAATCCACTCCTCGACCAGAACAATCGCCGTACTGGCATCGGCCATGCCTCGCGGAATAGTACAA ACCCTGAAGACATTGTCTTTGCCCCTCCCCGGATGGCATTTGCTTCCTCTGGCCGAGGCAGCAAGACGCTGGAAAGCGACAAGTCGGCCAAGGATATCGACCCGGTAGGCCGTTTTGGCTTGCGCAATCGAAACAGTGAAGCAGACGGAGACCGTCTGCGCGCCCCTAATGCCCTTCGGCGCCGCGGCGAGAACGATTTAGATAGTGATGGGTGGAGTACTGTGAAGCCCCGCAAGAGTTTTGGAGCTGAGGGCGCTGAGCGTTTCCATGGCCGCATGGGTGGCAATTTTCGAGATGAGAAGAAGCCACTGCGAGACAACGACCGTGATGCCACGCGCGACCGTCCGACGAGAGTGGCTGATACTTTGATCAGAGACAAAGATATTGAGAATGACAATCGTACGCGCAATAGCGCTGGCAGAAGCAAAGTCGACTCTTGGCACAAGACAGAGCCAGTAGCAGCAGACTCTCCGGCGATCGAACGAAAAGAACGCGATCGGAcaaagagctggagagacCGTGACACTTCTGAAACGACAGATGATCGTGCGAACGGAAGAGGGGCAGCACCCGACAGGCGCTGGGCCCGCGATCGCGAACAGCGCGTGGAACGTGACCCTGAGTGGTTTGATGAGCCCGCCGAAGCTCTCCGCGAAGCACACACACAGCAAGATTTCCAGAAATGGATGGAACAGATGAAAAAGGGCAGAGGAGGCGGAGATGCTgcaccagcatcagcccCTGTACCTGAACCGGCTGCAGAGGCCGAGAGGCCTCATCTTCCCCACCAGCCCATCTCAGCTGTCGAGAATGCCCCCGACAAGTTTTTCCTTGCTTTCGGCGGCCGCCAGAGCTCTCTTGAACCTACCTCCCCACCTAGTGAAGCAAACGAAGCACCTGCTAAGCCCAAGGCTGCGGGCAAATCGTCGAGATTTACCTCCTTCTTTCACCAACCCCAAGATGAACAGCGGACCAGGGCAGAACAGTCGACGAGCGTACCTCCTCAGGCCACTCAGTACCCCCCGGCTTAG
- a CDS encoding uncharacterized protein (EggNog:ENOG41) — translation MLLNAPKHPVFRTLDCVGIINEPIKSRDMYVYRWSVESESPTAPRTLHELLSSTFKPSLTCRFSLAHQLSRALFYMHLANRMHKSFSSHNVLFFSAFSDSPRTLNNPYIVGFS, via the coding sequence aTGCTGCTAAACGCCCCGAAGCATCCTGTATTTCGGACACTGGACTGTGTGGGCATCATCAACGAACCGATCAAATCCAGGGACATGTATGTGTACAGATGGTCAGTGGAGAGCGAGTCGCCGACTGCACCTAGGACTCTGCACGAGCTCCTGTCATCGACCTTCAAACCGTCGCTGACATGCCGCTTTTCGCTCGCCCACCAGCTCAGCCGTGCTCTTTTTTACATGCATTTGGCGAACCGGATGCACAAGTCGTTCTCAAGCCACAAcgttctcttcttttcagcgTTCTCTGACTCACCAAGGACATTGAACAATCCGTACATCGTCGGATTCTCATAG
- a CDS encoding uncharacterized protein (EggNog:ENOG41) produces the protein MGTSFGGTVMALGPIDPANPDSHNPKLQVGDTVFGFAFRSAREKGHQTYLTTSTFLCSRLPPNLTLEDAVAVPVNLVTAFHTITADLELPLPWPVQELSKESRNAPILIWGTASSVGDYALQVLHHWGYENLLAVASERHHARLKALGAKATFDYNDSNVAEKILSYAGTISDTEPRIPYILDCIGSLEGTLRPLTKIAEPGANVAVMLPVINVHASSNTPPEYEMDVSQSLVGEWREGVKLRGTRTHFYLRNELFKTQLQSEIVPTLLEKGIIQPNKIRIVEGNTLLERAENALSLLRDQAPSGEKLVWRVADEDE, from the coding sequence ATGGGCACTTCTTTTGGAGGTACTGTCATGGCACTCGGTCCTATCGATCCCGCCAATCCGGATTCCCATAATCCTAAACTACAGGTGGGCGATACCGTCTTTGGATTCGCCTTTCGTAGTGCTAGAGAAAAAGGCCACCAGACATACTTGACAACCTCAACTTTCTTATGCAGCCGACTACCGCCAAATCTCACTCTAGAAGACGCTGTCGCTGTACCGGTGAATCTAGTCACAGCCTTCCATACCATCACAGCAGACCTTGAGCTGCCGCTCCCCTGGCCGGTACAGGAACTAAGCAAAGAGAGCCGTAATGCTCCTATCCTGATATGGGGAACAGCAAGCAGCGTAGGAGACTATGCACTGCAAGTCCTTCATCATTGGGGCTACGAGAATTTGCTTGCTGTTGCAAGTGAAAGACACCACGCGCGGCTTAAGGCGCTAGGTGCCAAGGCGACGTTTGACTACAATGATTCGAATGTGGCAGAAAAAATCCTCAGTTATGCTGGGACAATCTCAGACACCGAACCCCGTATCCCATATATCTTGGACTGCATTGGCTCGCTGGAAGGCACATTGCGGCCACTGACAAAGATTGCCGAGCCAGGAGCCAATGTGGCTGTTATGCTGCCTGTTATTAATGTCCATGCGAGCTCAAATACGCCACCCGAGTACGAAATGGATGTTTCACAGTCACTGGTAGGAGAGTGGAGAGAGGGTGTAAAGCTCAGGGGAACACGAACACACTTTTATCTGCGCAACGAACTCTTCAAAACCCAATTACAGTCTGAGATCGTGCCGACTTTGCTGGAAAAAGGCATTATCCAGCCGAACAAAATCCGTATAGTGGAAGGAAATACGTTACTAGAACGAGCTGAGAATGCTTTGAGCTTGCTGAGAGATCAAGCCCCAAGTGGAGAGAAATTGGTATGGAGAGTcgcagatgaggatgagtaa
- a CDS encoding uncharacterized protein (EggNog:ENOG41): MNNSPDGDSPNFSVTNIATTGLFFMASASFPLQSSSTYTFTFYVANTATDSSWTSQVSAQVACGSYGLATADMTKATLGPNNYMASSTTFNTLTDTSPLTLQQLGNCQVQIAFHPSVQTPNQWFLAKVGVSYVGPMVPASPPPTSSVVP, from the coding sequence ATGAACAACAGCCCTGACGGCGATTCACCCAATTTCAGCGTCACCAATATAGCTACAACAGGATTGTTCTTCATGGCCAGCGCAAGCTTCCCTCTTCAAAGTAGCTCCACCTATACATTCACGTTCTATGTAGCAAACACCGCTACCGATTCTTCTTGGACCAGCCAAGTGTCGGCTCAAGTTGCCTGCGGCTCATACGGCTTGGCAACAGCAGATATGACCAAGGCAACTCTCGGACCCAACAACTATATGGCCAGCTCAACCACTTTCAACACGCTCACTGATACGAGTCCACTGACGCTGCAGCAACTGGGTAACTGCCAAGTGCAGATTGCCTTCCATCCCAGCGTTCAAACGCCAAACCAGTGGTTTTTGGCCAAGGTTGGTGTTTCTTACGTTGGTCCTATGGTACCTGCATCGCCCCCGCCTACGTCGTCGGTTGTACCGTGA
- a CDS encoding uncharacterized protein (EggNog:ENOG41) produces the protein MPLFYISIGALGSNTNDIEKAHGHAFELYFSTQRDGIHVLKQARILPEYPILSLTINCPASLNYAFQSRIDLLLPYGNFTTDARRQVWQKFAKRAGGAERFNVRYKDYNRLSVLELNGREIKDLVKSARLFSMESEKHLTANRLVQLAEMRIEAMNMLNGDGDMV, from the exons ATGCCACTCTTCTATATTAGCATCGGCGCTCTAGGATCTAATACGAATGACATTGAAAAGGCACACGGCCACGCTTTTGAGTT ATACTTTAGCACCCAACGAGATGGTATCCATGTTCTTAAGCAAGCTCGAATACTACCAGAGTATCCTATCCTATCCCTCACCATCAACTGCCCTGCCAGCCTCAATTACGCTTTCCAGTCTCGCATCGACCTCCTCCTACCATATGGCAACTTCACTACAGACGCTCGCCGCCAAGTCTGGCAGAAATTTGCCAAGCGCGCTGGTGGTGCGGAGAGATTTAACGTTAGATATAAGGATTACAATCGACTCTCGGTGCTAGAACTAAACGGCCGTGAGATCAAAGACTTGGTCAAAAGCGCAAGATTGTTCAGCATGGAGAGCGAGAAGCACTTGACAGCTAATAGGCTGGTTCAGCTTGCGGAAATGAGGATCGAAGCAATGAATATGCTAAATGGCGACGGAGATATGGTCTAG
- a CDS encoding uncharacterized protein (SECRETED:SignalP(1-18)~EggNog:ENOG41), which translates to MMIKTVVGVLGLVAGVTATPLEIVERSPCRDDSLYKCFADYEYAHSASAYCSALVPCTKTVTEVKPTVTKTVWKTQTAATSTCLIKSTTTVYTRTIPSSTVIKTSTVVETKTSTATATVTADIQRSEPLKKIIEPVKRAVGGGKPQPPKCMLNKCFVYTPERITAACSCINVPPKTITVTHTACSSTKTVTSTSTTTPKVTATSWHTVATGLTNGVTTTCTTTTITTTATTTTTTTTTTPETLPYTTPATTPATTPATTPITTAAATTSPSAPNLIPDGDFSSGLGP; encoded by the exons ATGATGATAAAGACAGTCGTCGGTGTGCTTGGCCTCGTCGCTGGCGTAACTGCAACTCCCTTGGAGATTGTCGAACGCAGCCCCTGTAGAGATGACAGCCTCTACAAGTGTTTCGCTGATTACGAATATGCTCATTCGGCGTCGGCTTATTGCTCTGCCCTCGTGCCATGCACCAAGACAGTCACGGAAGTGAAGCCCACAGT GACAAAGACTGTGTGGAAGACGCAGACCGCGGCGACGTCAACCTGCCTCATAAAATCAACAACCACTGTTTATACAAGAACAATCCCATCGTCCACGGTGATCAAAACATCAACAGTTGTAGAGACAAAGACATCGACGGCTACAGCGACCGTTACGGCCGACATTCAAAGATCTGAGCCATTGAAGAAAATAATTGAGCCAGTGAAAAGAGCTGTCGGAGGAGGAAAGCCGCAGCCACCGAAGTGTATGCTCAACAAGTGCTTCGTATACACCCCCGAACGCATTACTGCGGCATGCAGCTGCATCAACGTTCCGCCCAAGACGATTACAGTTACGCATACAGCCTGCTCCTCTACCAAAACAGTG ACGTCTACTTCAACAACGACACCTAAAGTTACAGCAACATCATGGCATACTGTCGCCACAGGATTGACTAATGGTGTTACGACTACATGTACGACGACAACCATCACCACGACTGCTACTACGACCACGACTACGACCACTACAACTCCCGAAACACTTCCTTATACTACTCCTGCTACTACTCCTGCTACTACTCCTGCTACTACTCCTATTACCACGGCGGCCGCTACTACGTCACCTTCAGCGCCAAATCTCATTCCCGACGGCGACTTCTCATCCGGTTTGGGCCCCTAG
- a CDS encoding uncharacterized protein (EggNog:ENOG41) → MPGATYAAGIDKCHFAEMEESSRRPSSTVRVSRTEDADSRCDDYIAIHSRLENNSADSISITYDHLFALLTTLAGDVHLNIMDRGESSFEQLVNNDIGIVDAATTQIGEGGSFSVRSFTLPSPSTSLVLKSVLPVRDFTDREEQARLGAIILELRALSHQPLRNHRNIVKSPSLTYPKEPCGY, encoded by the coding sequence ATGCCGGGTGCAACATATGCCGCAGGCATAGATAAGTGCCACTTTGCGGAGATGGAGGAATCGTCAAGGCGCCCGAGCAGCACTGTACGCGTTTCAAGAACCGAAGATGCTGACAGCAGATGTGATGACTATATTGCCATCCACTCTCGTCTGGAGAATAACTCGGCTGACAGCATCTCTATCACTTATGATCACCTGTTCGCTCTACTTACAACACTTGCTGGAGATGTACATCTGAACATCATGGATCGTGGTGAATCTTCCTTCGAGCAACTAGTCAACAACGACATTGGTATTGTTGATGCAGCAACCACACAAATAGGTGAGGGTGGCTCTTTTAGCGTCAGATCATTTACCTTGCCTTCGCCATCTACCAGTCTAGTCTTGAAGAGTGTCCTGCCGGTCCGCGACTTCACAGATAGGGAAGAACAGGCAAGACTTGGGGCCATAATCTTGGAGTTGCGAGCGTTGAGTCATCAGCCGTTGCGTAACCACCGAAATATTGTGAAGTCTCCATCCTTGACATACCCGAAGGAGCCATGCGGTTATTAA